The proteins below are encoded in one region of Methylocystis sp. ATCC 49242:
- a CDS encoding type IV secretory system conjugative DNA transfer family protein: protein MRWPLYLLGALCAFAAVFLLWEASYALAVAWRTHSWLLWTRFTRGFELLLPLRAAQSEWGDPVVQNLVARATLGATIAVVVIAVIAMQIVQGVRSIRPPLGGSRLATLKDLRKADLLNGEPGYSIFLGRFNGKDVRYSGASHIYVNGPTRAGKGVGFVLPNALEWRGSLIGLDIKREMWVEIGAARAAIGQRVFLFSPGSAQSHCWNPLDLVSVWPERATDVANIARSLIPTPATGDSYWAETARGLFAGLLGYVLDSDTMHGQRTIKSALRMMSRGRSLAAVMADILVAEPDLNEFVADKFRQHIGREEKQRMSFEAHIVTALDGWNNKLVDDATSRSDFNIADLRRKPFTILIGTPVGNFGSVEAVVRLLVQQVHDVLLRNLPGLDEPHKLLLMLDEFYQFGRMPEIVDRAPLVAGYGFQIAVIAQGLTQLDVRYGKPTRDMLVGNMDVKLLIGVGDETTAKYCADEIGKHYIRREGWGTSIGGGSLVGGMPRASRSTQGRWELEPLMAPEALRRLDSKKSVLLVRGQYAAVLTKINFFTDGGYKRKVVASAPFSAQLSVPDVGTDGLSSDWSADAGAMIVSAARGAKHDAAFARVMAAAEKIFVEAESFRVAFVAAMNEASNEPVAALCKKLRTEPQSIAVVKKSRGFLIRRGDPSDVLTKSLRAEIVAARNLLNADRAERTDVVHGGSGSDALSSAARAFPPVETTPPPPPLIVANAAGGSEVNMALGAADMVALVAGVSAEAAEWVEEVKATVASTLGGESRAEFNADVARLEAAADLFTDTPDDLRELLTA, encoded by the coding sequence ATGCGCTGGCCCCTATACCTCCTCGGTGCGCTCTGCGCCTTCGCAGCCGTCTTTCTTCTCTGGGAGGCCTCTTACGCGCTGGCGGTCGCCTGGCGTACGCACAGCTGGCTGCTGTGGACGCGTTTTACCCGAGGATTTGAGCTGCTCTTGCCCTTGCGCGCCGCGCAAAGCGAGTGGGGAGATCCAGTCGTCCAGAATTTGGTCGCGCGGGCGACGCTCGGCGCCACGATCGCAGTCGTGGTCATCGCCGTCATCGCCATGCAGATTGTTCAGGGCGTTCGCTCGATAAGGCCGCCGCTCGGGGGCTCGAGACTCGCGACGCTCAAAGATCTGCGCAAAGCGGATTTGCTGAACGGCGAGCCCGGCTACTCAATTTTCCTTGGACGCTTTAATGGCAAGGACGTGCGCTACAGCGGCGCGAGTCACATCTATGTGAACGGGCCGACGCGCGCCGGCAAGGGCGTCGGCTTCGTGCTCCCAAATGCGCTTGAATGGCGCGGCTCTTTGATCGGCTTGGACATAAAGCGCGAGATGTGGGTCGAAATTGGCGCCGCTCGTGCGGCAATCGGTCAGCGGGTTTTCCTGTTTTCGCCTGGTTCGGCGCAATCGCACTGTTGGAACCCCCTTGATCTCGTTTCGGTTTGGCCGGAAAGGGCGACCGATGTGGCGAATATCGCGCGAAGCCTTATTCCCACGCCGGCGACAGGAGATTCTTACTGGGCGGAAACTGCGCGGGGTCTCTTCGCCGGCCTCTTGGGTTATGTGCTCGACAGCGACACGATGCACGGCCAGCGCACGATAAAATCTGCGCTTAGGATGATGAGCCGAGGCCGTAGCCTTGCCGCCGTGATGGCCGATATTCTCGTCGCCGAGCCGGATCTCAACGAGTTCGTGGCCGACAAATTTCGGCAGCATATTGGCCGCGAGGAAAAGCAGCGCATGTCCTTCGAGGCGCATATCGTCACTGCGCTCGATGGATGGAACAACAAGCTGGTCGACGATGCGACGAGCCGCAGCGACTTCAACATCGCGGATCTGAGGCGCAAGCCGTTCACGATTCTGATCGGCACGCCGGTCGGCAATTTCGGTTCGGTCGAAGCAGTCGTGCGCCTGCTCGTGCAACAAGTTCACGACGTACTGCTGCGGAATCTTCCTGGCCTCGACGAGCCGCACAAGCTTCTCTTGATGCTCGATGAATTCTATCAGTTCGGCCGCATGCCCGAAATCGTAGACCGCGCGCCGCTCGTCGCGGGCTATGGGTTTCAGATTGCGGTCATCGCGCAAGGCCTGACCCAATTGGACGTGCGCTACGGCAAGCCGACGCGAGACATGCTCGTTGGCAATATGGATGTCAAGCTCTTGATCGGCGTCGGCGACGAAACAACCGCCAAATATTGCGCCGACGAAATCGGAAAGCATTATATTCGCCGAGAAGGCTGGGGCACTTCGATCGGCGGCGGCAGCCTCGTCGGCGGCATGCCCCGCGCGAGCCGCTCGACGCAAGGGCGGTGGGAGCTCGAGCCCCTGATGGCGCCGGAGGCCCTTCGCCGATTGGACAGTAAAAAGTCGGTGCTGCTGGTACGTGGTCAGTACGCGGCAGTTTTAACCAAGATCAACTTCTTCACGGATGGCGGCTACAAGCGAAAGGTCGTGGCGTCGGCGCCTTTCAGCGCTCAACTGAGCGTGCCGGATGTAGGGACTGACGGCCTTTCGTCGGACTGGTCGGCTGATGCGGGAGCGATGATCGTGTCTGCTGCACGTGGGGCGAAGCACGACGCGGCATTTGCGCGCGTGATGGCGGCCGCAGAGAAAATCTTCGTTGAGGCTGAGTCCTTCCGCGTGGCTTTCGTCGCAGCGATGAACGAGGCGAGCAATGAGCCGGTGGCGGCGCTTTGCAAAAAGCTTCGAACCGAGCCTCAGTCGATCGCCGTTGTGAAAAAGTCGCGCGGCTTCTTGATACGACGCGGGGACCCATCGGACGTTCTGACGAAGTCGCTGCGAGCGGAAATCGTCGCCGCCCGAAATCTTCTCAATGCGGACCGCGCCGAAAGGACGGACGTCGTTCACGGCGGATCTGGGTCTGACGCTTTAAGCAGCGCGGCGCGGGCGTTTCCTCCAGTTGAAACGACGCCACCGCCGCCACCCCTCATCGTGGCAAACGCCGCCGGCGGCAGCGAAGTGAACATGGCGCTGGGAGCAGCGGACATGGTGGCGCTCGTCGCGGGCGTCAGTGCCGAAGCCGCCGAATGGGTGGAGGAGGTAAAGGCCACGGTCGCATCGACTCTGGGGGGCGAGAGTCGAGCGGAGTTCAACGCCGACGTGGCGCGTCTGGAAGCAGCAGCGGATCTTTTTACAGACACGCCGGATGATCTACGCGAGCTCCTAACCGCATAA
- the virB11 gene encoding P-type DNA transfer ATPase VirB11, with protein sequence MFFRNAAEPIRVWLQNPDVIEICVNRPGEVWVEALGKPGMERFEVPELTETAVRRLAEHVASTTQQSVNSSTPLLSAAMPHGERFQGVLAPAAPSGGAFSIRKQVIANLGLADYARMGAFEGVKVRGPLKADLNHYPEIEIELAELLQDVTPEGVQKALAFAVNNHVTMIISGGTSSGKTTFLNALLKEVPTAERVISIEDTRELQPPQPNWLSLLASKGGQGLAQVTVQDLLESSLRLRPDRLLLGEIRGAEAATFLQAVNTGHPGSLTTLHADSCYGAFERLALMTLQSDLKLSKAEIMDYVRSVVPMVVQLRRRPTRGVAEIYFRGFGGKA encoded by the coding sequence GTGTTCTTTCGGAACGCGGCGGAGCCCATTCGGGTCTGGTTACAAAACCCTGACGTGATCGAGATCTGCGTCAACCGGCCGGGGGAAGTGTGGGTCGAGGCGCTGGGCAAGCCCGGCATGGAGCGTTTCGAGGTTCCCGAATTGACCGAAACGGCTGTCAGGCGCCTAGCCGAACATGTCGCCTCGACCACCCAGCAGTCCGTGAACTCGTCCACGCCGCTGTTGTCGGCGGCGATGCCACATGGGGAGAGATTTCAGGGGGTGCTGGCGCCGGCGGCGCCTTCCGGCGGCGCGTTTTCGATCCGCAAGCAGGTGATCGCCAATCTCGGCCTCGCCGACTACGCCCGAATGGGCGCGTTCGAAGGCGTGAAGGTGAGAGGGCCGCTCAAGGCGGACCTGAACCACTATCCGGAGATCGAGATCGAGCTTGCCGAGTTGCTGCAGGACGTGACGCCTGAGGGCGTGCAAAAGGCGCTGGCCTTCGCCGTCAATAACCACGTGACGATGATTATTTCGGGGGGAACATCGTCTGGCAAGACGACCTTTCTGAACGCGCTACTCAAAGAGGTTCCAACTGCCGAACGCGTGATCTCGATCGAAGACACGCGCGAGCTCCAACCGCCGCAGCCGAACTGGTTGTCCTTGCTCGCCTCCAAGGGCGGGCAGGGCCTGGCGCAGGTGACGGTTCAAGACCTGCTGGAATCAAGCCTACGATTGCGGCCGGATCGGCTGCTTCTGGGCGAGATTCGTGGCGCCGAGGCGGCAACCTTCCTCCAGGCCGTCAACACGGGCCATCCCGGCTCCCTGACGACGCTGCACGCCGATAGCTGCTACGGCGCCTTTGAGCGCCTGGCGCTGATGACGCTGCAATCCGATCTCAAGCTTAGCAAGGCAGAAATCATGGATTATGTCCGCTCGGTCGTGCCGATGGTGGTTCAATTGCGCCGTCGGCCGACGCGCGGCGTCGCGGAAATCTATTTCCGAGGCTTTGGCGGAAAGGCGTGA